A genomic region of Anopheles coustani chromosome 3, idAnoCousDA_361_x.2, whole genome shotgun sequence contains the following coding sequences:
- the LOC131258881 gene encoding uncharacterized protein LOC131258881, which produces MIGNAVVPRLTTAAAQALQRRTYFSVSSSLPQVRVSLAEKAAHGLAIFGGVIAYPIWVIAHVREYKGGN; this is translated from the exons ATGATTGGAAACGCCGTCGTACCCCGATTGACCACCGCCGCCGCACAGGCCCTGCAGCGCCGTACCTACTTCTCGGTGTCCAGCAGTCTGCCGCAGGTCCGCGTTTCCCTTGCG GAAAAAGCCGCCCATGGTTTGGCCATCTTCGGCGGAGTGATTGCCTACCCGATCTGGGTTATTGCTCATGTCCGTGAGTACAAGGGAGGCAACTAA